In Methanofervidicoccus sp. A16, the sequence GGATCTTTCCCAAGTTTCCAGAGGACAAGGGGCGTCCTAAGACTCCTATCCCTAGTTATCTACGATATGTTAGACAAAGGGGTACCATTTATAAGACTTGGAGACTTCGATCTAAGTAACGAGGAGATAAGGAGGGAGTTGATAAAACATATCGGCAACCAGTGGGACAGTATAATATACAGTGATATAACCTCCGAAGAATCTGGAGCGAAGAAGGTAGATAGAAATTTAGGGAGTGCCTATATCCCCTACAAACTTGGAACAGTTGTAGCCACCACTATATTTATGACCTCATTCTCTGGAAGGGGGGAGAGGGGAATAACGATGAAGGAGTTAAAACTCTACGCCTCCCTTCCAATATTCCCAACGAGTGTAATAGATACAGTACTTGCCAGCCTTAGGGAAAAACTCTTCTACCTATCAGATGAGGACCTCTACTTCTTAACACAGCCTAACCTAAACAAGATAATCCTGAACTTCGAGGACAACATATCTATGGAGGAGTTATACGAGGAGGAATTTAAACTGTTAGAAAATTACATCTCAGATAAACCTAAGTTTAAGGTATTTATACATCCAAAGTTTCCAAGGGAGATACCAGACGATACCAACCTAAAACTCCTTATAATGAAGAGTGGTAATGTAGAGAGGGAGTTCGTAGAGAAGTGTGGAGAAAATCCAAGGATATACAAGAACACCCTTATATTCTTATGTCCAGAGGAGGATTACAGAAGAAACTTCCAGAGGGCTATAAGGAGATATCTGGCTCTAAAGGGAATAAGAGAAAAGAAAATGGATGAACTGACACAATTACAGAGGGAAGAGGTAAAGAAGAAATTTAAAGATATCAAAAACCTCCTGTATTCGGAACTGAGATACTTCTACAGAAAGATACTCCTTCCAACTAGGGATGGGTTCAAGGTAGTAGATCTGGGACACCCCCATCCAGCCTCAAAACGTAAATTGGACAATGTAGTTTATGAGGAGTTGAAATCTGAAGGGGAGATCCTGGAGAAAATATCCCCTGTAATAATAAAGGATAACTATCTCAAGGATAGGGACTATTTAGAGATAAAAAAACTCTACGATTCATTTTTAAAGATCCCAGGAAATCCAAGGATAGCATCTAAGGAAGGTTTCATAGAATCCATAAAGAAAGGTGTAAAAGAGGGAATATTTGGATATGGGAAGTTAATAGATGGAGAGATAGAAGTTATCACAATTGGAGAAACCCCAGATGTCCAACTATCTGACGATGAGATAATAATAAAACCTGAACTATGTATAAAGGAGGAGAAAATAGAAGAGAAGAAGGGGGAAAAACTCCCAGAAAAACATTCGACAAAGGATGTAGAGAAAAGTATTCAAAAGGTAGAACATTCACCTACGGTAAAAGTAGAAGAGAAAGTAGAAGAAGATAAATATAGAAATATAACATTGAAACTTAAAATCCCACCTGAACCTGAAAAGATACTTATCATACCCCGTATAGTCAAATATCTAACAGGTAAATTTAAAAACTGTGAGATAGAGGTCACCATCAAGGCAAAGGATGGGGAAATAAGTAAAGCAGAATATGAAAATGCTATCGTAGAAGCACTTAAACAGTATAACATCCCGATTGATAAAAAATAAGAATAAACTATAACAAAAGTAAAAAATAATAAAAATAGAAAAAATTAAAGAATTAACAGAACTTTACCACACTTCTCTAATGTTCAAGATGTTGGAGAGGGATACAATAACGTTTACTTTTTAACTGTATTTATTTACTTAAGTTTAATAATTATTTTTTTATTTTGTTATATTAATAATTTTTAAAATAATTATTTTTAATTTTTTAATTTATGGTGATAAAATGGAATTAGAATACTGCCTGGAAAAACTTGAGAGTCTATCTATAGACGCCTACTGGGATATAAGGGTGATAAAAAGTAGATCCAACAACATCATACTGAAGGATGGAAGTATAGAAGAGATATCCTCAGGTACCACCTCTGGTGTTGCAGTTAGGGTGTTATACAAGAATGGATGGGGGTATGGAAGTTCCTACAGGACAGACTTTGAAGAGATTAAAACACTTTTAGAGCGAGCCTACAAGATGGCTAAACTCTCCAACGAGAACTCCAAGAAGACTGTAATACTTAAGGATGTGAAGGTTTATAGGGATCATGTGGAATCTGTAGGAAAGATAAACCCTAAGGATGTAGATATAGAGGAGAAGAAGGAGTATATTATAGAGGCTCATAAAAATATGTTAGATAAAGAGGGAAAGATAGTAAGTACCTCGGTACTTTACTCTGATGTCCTGGGAAACTCCCTATTTATAAGTAGTGAAGGTGCCTTAATAAGGAAGGAGGTTAGTAGGGTACTTATGAGGATAACTGCAGTTGCAAAGGATAACTCCAATATACAGTACGCCTCAGAACGTATTGGAGGTTACGGTTTCGAGGTTGTAAAGGAGGGTGATGTAGAGGAGTTATCCAAAAGTACCAGAGAGAGGGCTATAAGATTACTTAGGGCGAAACCTTGTCCTAAGGGAGAGTTTAAAGTAGTGTTAGATCCTGAACTTGCAGGAGTCTTTATCCACGAGGCTGTGGGCCATGCCTCAGAGGCCGACTTAGTACTACAGAACGACAGTGTATTCAAGGATAAGATAGGTGAGAGAGTCGGTAGTGATTACGTGACTGTCATAGACAACCCCCTTATAGAGAACGCCTTTGGATACTATAAATACGACAGTGAAGGTGTTAAAGGTAGGGAGACTGTTATAATAGAGGAAGGTATATTAAAAAGTTATCTCCATACCAGGGAGACTGCAGGGCGGTTGGATATGGAGGTGACAGGGAATGGGAGGGCAGAGGGCTTAAATAAACCCTTAGTTAGAATGAGTAATACATATATTAAACCGGGGGATTGGGACTTCCAGGAGTTGATAGAGGATACAAAAAACGGCATCTTCCTAAGGGGCTCCCGTGGAGGACAGGTAGATACAGGTAAAGGACTCTTCCAATTCAACGCAGTTGAGGCATTTTTAATTGAAAAGGGAGAACTTACAACACCATTAAGGGATGCAGGCCTCAGTGGAGAGATAATGGAGATACTTCACAACGTAGATGGTGTTACAGAGGAGTTTAAACTAAGTGTAGGATACTGTGGTAAAAATGGACAGAGTGTGCCAGTGGGAGATGGAGGAGGTAGTATAAGAACTAAAACGATAATCAGTTGAGGGATAGGATGATACTTATAAGGGATGTAAGACTACTGGAGGGTAATGGCAACTGGGATATACTTGTAGAGGGAAACAGGATAAAGAGAATAGGAAGAAACCTACTGGAGAAAGAGGGTATAGATAAAAGAGATGTAGAGATAATAGATGGAAGAAATATGGTGGCAATTCCTGGACTTGTAAATACTCACACCCACATACCTATGACACTCTTCCGAGGAGTTGCAGACGATATTCCCCTTATGGAGTGGTTGAACAACTACATCTGGAAGATGGAATCTAAGTTAAATGAGGAGTTAGTCTATATAGGTACCCT encodes:
- a CDS encoding ATP-binding protein — its product is MKAFNQIAIPHEDIREGRLTMDIFAADLWQVVKGTAPRDYQDPDVFFRKTHITKGLKNILEVAESRLKGRGGDAVIQLHTPFGGGKTHTLIALYHKAKEWGANVVVFEGTNFDAKETRIWEELERQLTGKVEITKGNTSPGKEKLIKILSENAPVLILIDELLEYVTKAAGVRVGDSNLASQTYAFIQELTEAVSALGNTMLVLTLPSSNLEQYDEYAEIALNRLQRIVGRTERIYTPVSDDDIVHVVIKRLFSKIDREEAKKIVDDFVDYIENEGILSKEEATHYREKFLESYPFKPEVIEILYKRWGSFPSFQRTRGVLRLLSLVIYDMLDKGVPFIRLGDFDLSNEEIRRELIKHIGNQWDSIIYSDITSEESGAKKVDRNLGSAYIPYKLGTVVATTIFMTSFSGRGERGITMKELKLYASLPIFPTSVIDTVLASLREKLFYLSDEDLYFLTQPNLNKIILNFEDNISMEELYEEEFKLLENYISDKPKFKVFIHPKFPREIPDDTNLKLLIMKSGNVEREFVEKCGENPRIYKNTLIFLCPEEDYRRNFQRAIRRYLALKGIREKKMDELTQLQREEVKKKFKDIKNLLYSELRYFYRKILLPTRDGFKVVDLGHPHPASKRKLDNVVYEELKSEGEILEKISPVIIKDNYLKDRDYLEIKKLYDSFLKIPGNPRIASKEGFIESIKKGVKEGIFGYGKLIDGEIEVITIGETPDVQLSDDEIIIKPELCIKEEKIEEKKGEKLPEKHSTKDVEKSIQKVEHSPTVKVEEKVEEDKYRNITLKLKIPPEPEKILIIPRIVKYLTGKFKNCEIEVTIKAKDGEISKAEYENAIVEALKQYNIPIDKK
- a CDS encoding TldD/PmbA family protein; amino-acid sequence: MELEYCLEKLESLSIDAYWDIRVIKSRSNNIILKDGSIEEISSGTTSGVAVRVLYKNGWGYGSSYRTDFEEIKTLLERAYKMAKLSNENSKKTVILKDVKVYRDHVESVGKINPKDVDIEEKKEYIIEAHKNMLDKEGKIVSTSVLYSDVLGNSLFISSEGALIRKEVSRVLMRITAVAKDNSNIQYASERIGGYGFEVVKEGDVEELSKSTRERAIRLLRAKPCPKGEFKVVLDPELAGVFIHEAVGHASEADLVLQNDSVFKDKIGERVGSDYVTVIDNPLIENAFGYYKYDSEGVKGRETVIIEEGILKSYLHTRETAGRLDMEVTGNGRAEGLNKPLVRMSNTYIKPGDWDFQELIEDTKNGIFLRGSRGGQVDTGKGLFQFNAVEAFLIEKGELTTPLRDAGLSGEIMEILHNVDGVTEEFKLSVGYCGKNGQSVPVGDGGGSIRTKTIIS